One part of the Arachidicoccus terrestris genome encodes these proteins:
- a CDS encoding tyrosine-type recombinase/integrase, whose product MQEIFWESDKILRESHRKDDPIIAIPCLIRLLYSTGLRITEAISLRNMDVDLKRNILKVGTWNGTKNGEERLVPICNTLKENLQRFIYYRSMLPIKGISDGERPFFIKLNGTAVSSQNAYRWFKKIYTKCGIAYRGERFGPRVHDLRHTMATHSLAKLIREGVDIYAALPLLSACLGHKSLHATEGYVRLTCNEYPELLEKCSSLNNFIYPQKK is encoded by the coding sequence ATGCAGGAGATATTCTGGGAGTCTGACAAAATCCTACGCGAGAGTCACCGAAAAGATGACCCAATCATAGCCATTCCCTGTCTCATAAGGCTTTTATACAGTACGGGCCTGAGAATCACAGAGGCTATTTCATTAAGGAATATGGATGTGGATCTTAAAAGGAATATTCTGAAAGTTGGAACATGGAACGGTACTAAAAACGGTGAGGAACGTTTGGTCCCGATATGCAACACTTTAAAAGAAAATCTTCAGAGATTTATATACTACCGAAGTATGCTTCCTATAAAGGGTATTAGTGATGGCGAAAGGCCATTCTTTATCAAATTAAATGGCACAGCAGTCTCTTCACAAAATGCATATAGATGGTTCAAAAAAATATATACAAAATGTGGAATTGCATATAGAGGTGAACGGTTTGGCCCTCGTGTGCATGACCTTAGGCACACAATGGCAACCCACTCTCTTGCAAAATTAATAAGAGAAGGAGTAGATATTTACGCTGCCCTCCCGTTGTTGTCAGCCTGTCTGGGGCATAAGTCTCTTCACGCCACAGAAGGATACGTAAGACTCACTTGCAACGAATATCCTGAATTACTGGAAAAATGTTCTTCACTAAATAACTTTATATACCCCCAAAAAAAATGA
- a CDS encoding site-specific integrase, whose amino-acid sequence MGSLQKKGILAYMLSKDLIDYDENVGNEFMLTCHDGSNVTFHHRDLIKSIDVLSNVLQNNKLGGRMHCLVQYRLRGEIGDAANQYFESLKARCLNSKTLHGYKKRISNFVEYLFEIGIDNVPGITEEAIVKYIEDRQHQQAEYIGHIRRFLSFLFSETIIPKDYSYLLKSIGNSIKRVKAPSFYTPNEVKRIEQSISRSDNVGKRNYAMVLLCSRLGLRVSDVANLGLNNISWDDNAINIVQYKTGNPLTLPLLPIVGNAIIDYLRYARPKSQSINVFLSCRPPYRELNGAAIHGAIHAIFKSSGIELDGRHHGGHALRFSLAQRMLDKSTPIPIISETLGHTEIDTTSTYVKIDLLHIMGCVLGVPVVARNFYTQRGGWFYD is encoded by the coding sequence TTGGGAAGCTTACAGAAGAAAGGAATTCTTGCTTATATGTTATCGAAAGATTTGATTGACTACGACGAAAATGTCGGCAATGAATTTATGCTGACATGTCATGATGGTTCCAATGTTACATTCCATCATCGCGATCTTATAAAAAGTATTGATGTATTAAGTAATGTGTTACAGAATAACAAGCTTGGTGGCAGAATGCACTGTCTCGTACAATACCGATTAAGAGGTGAAATTGGAGATGCTGCTAACCAATATTTTGAGTCATTGAAAGCCCGGTGCCTGAATAGCAAAACTCTTCATGGATATAAAAAGAGAATAAGCAACTTCGTAGAATATCTTTTCGAAATCGGTATAGACAATGTTCCGGGAATTACCGAGGAGGCGATAGTAAAGTATATTGAAGATCGCCAACACCAACAGGCCGAGTATATCGGTCATATAAGGCGATTTCTGTCTTTTCTTTTTTCTGAAACTATCATTCCCAAAGATTATTCTTATTTACTGAAATCAATTGGCAACAGCATTAAACGGGTGAAAGCTCCTTCATTTTATACCCCAAATGAAGTAAAGAGAATCGAGCAATCGATATCTCGCTCAGATAATGTTGGAAAACGAAACTATGCTATGGTTTTATTATGCTCCCGCTTAGGTCTGCGTGTCTCTGACGTGGCGAACCTAGGTCTAAATAATATAAGCTGGGATGACAATGCTATAAACATAGTACAATATAAGACCGGTAATCCCCTTACTCTTCCACTTTTACCTATAGTAGGTAACGCAATTATAGACTATCTACGATATGCACGACCCAAGTCCCAGTCTATTAATGTATTCTTGAGTTGTCGTCCCCCATATCGCGAACTTAATGGAGCAGCGATTCATGGAGCGATTCATGCTATTTTTAAGTCTTCTGGAATTGAGTTAGATGGCAGGCATCATGGAGGGCACGCATTGAGATTCAGTCTGGCACAAAGAATGTTGGATAAATCTACACCAATCCCAATTATCTCGGAAACGCTGGGACATACCGAAATAGATACTACGAGCACCTATGTAAAAATAGACTTGTTGCATATAATGGGGTGCGTGCTGGGCGTACCGGTAGTAGCGCGTAATTTTTATACGCAAAGAGGAGGATGGTTCTATGACTAA